In a single window of the Streptomyces sp. NBC_00353 genome:
- a CDS encoding kelch motif-containing protein, with the protein MKYRPSRRTRRMAITTAVVLALSGANGPWLYRFGSERYHAYTINRPEYKAANGHWDFLDVPSEFRINTIHAALLHTGKVLLVAGSGNNQKNFDAKSFRSVLWDPGANTFKNIPTPKDMFCSGHTQLPDGKLLIAGGTKRYEKLEGDVTKAGGLMIVHNENPDEPITLPAGTRFTGKGNGKTFVSKDPVLVEKATKVFDKRTGAFLRNDPGLGRIYVESQQAGTEYETGTQDNYRISGLSGSDTRNVYGIAQKLALDKKDFQGIREAYEFDPVAEKYVTVDPMNEARWYPTLTTLEDGKVLALSGLDEIGQIVPGKDEIYDPKTRKWAYTGIVRKFPTYPAVFLLDDGKLFYSGSNAGYGPADIGRDPGIWDLATNRFKKIPGLSDADEMETSATVRLPPAQDEKFMVIGGGGVGESERSSEKSRLVDLKDPDPKFRNGASLDEGTRYPSASLLPDDSVLVTGGSDDYRGRGGSNILQARLYDAKTESYQRVADPAVGRNYHSGSVLLPDGRVMIFGSDSLYADRADSRPGIFEQRIEIYTPPYLYRDSRPELTAGPKNMRRGGTGTFTTSQGSTITSAKLMRPSAVTHVTDTDQRSVELGLRRTTGGISVTVPKNRALVPSGWYMLFVTDAKGTPSEGKWVEIP; encoded by the coding sequence ATGAAGTACCGCCCGAGCCGCCGTACCCGCCGCATGGCGATCACTACGGCGGTGGTTCTGGCGCTCTCGGGAGCGAACGGGCCGTGGCTGTACCGCTTCGGCAGCGAGCGCTACCACGCGTACACGATCAACAGACCGGAGTACAAGGCCGCCAACGGACACTGGGACTTCCTGGACGTGCCGTCCGAGTTCCGGATCAATACGATCCACGCCGCCCTGCTGCACACCGGCAAGGTGCTGCTCGTCGCGGGCTCCGGCAACAACCAGAAGAACTTCGACGCGAAGAGCTTCCGGTCCGTGCTGTGGGACCCCGGGGCCAACACGTTCAAGAACATACCCACGCCCAAGGACATGTTCTGCTCCGGTCACACCCAACTGCCTGACGGCAAGCTGCTGATAGCCGGCGGCACGAAGCGGTACGAGAAGCTCGAGGGCGATGTCACCAAGGCCGGCGGCCTGATGATCGTCCACAACGAGAACCCGGACGAGCCGATCACCCTGCCCGCGGGCACCCGGTTCACCGGCAAGGGGAACGGGAAGACGTTCGTCTCCAAGGACCCGGTACTGGTGGAGAAGGCCACCAAGGTCTTCGACAAACGGACCGGCGCTTTCCTGCGCAACGACCCCGGGCTCGGCCGGATCTACGTCGAGTCCCAGCAGGCCGGCACGGAGTACGAGACGGGCACCCAGGACAACTACCGGATCTCCGGCCTCTCCGGCTCCGACACCCGGAACGTGTACGGGATCGCCCAGAAGCTCGCCCTCGACAAGAAGGATTTCCAGGGCATCCGGGAGGCGTACGAATTCGACCCGGTGGCGGAGAAGTACGTCACCGTCGACCCGATGAACGAGGCACGCTGGTATCCGACGCTGACCACGCTGGAGGACGGCAAGGTCCTCGCCCTGTCCGGGCTGGACGAGATCGGGCAGATCGTGCCCGGCAAGGACGAGATCTACGACCCGAAGACCAGGAAGTGGGCGTACACCGGCATCGTCCGGAAGTTCCCCACGTACCCCGCGGTCTTCCTCCTGGACGACGGCAAGCTCTTCTACTCCGGCTCGAACGCCGGATACGGACCCGCCGACATCGGCCGCGACCCCGGCATCTGGGACCTGGCGACCAACAGGTTCAAGAAGATCCCGGGACTGAGCGACGCCGACGAGATGGAGACATCGGCGACGGTACGGCTGCCTCCCGCCCAGGACGAGAAGTTCATGGTCATCGGCGGCGGCGGGGTCGGTGAGTCGGAGAGGTCGAGCGAGAAGTCCCGGCTGGTCGACCTCAAGGACCCCGACCCGAAATTCAGGAACGGCGCGTCGCTCGACGAGGGCACCCGCTATCCGAGCGCGTCACTGCTGCCGGACGACTCGGTGCTGGTCACCGGCGGCTCCGACGACTACCGGGGGCGCGGCGGCTCGAACATCCTGCAGGCCCGGCTGTACGACGCGAAGACGGAAAGCTACCAGCGGGTCGCGGACCCGGCGGTGGGCCGCAACTACCACTCGGGGTCCGTACTGCTCCCCGACGGCCGCGTCATGATCTTCGGCTCCGACTCGCTCTACGCCGACAGGGCGGACTCCCGCCCCGGCATCTTCGAGCAGCGCATCGAGATCTACACCCCGCCGTACCTGTACCGCGACTCGCGCCCGGAGCTGACCGCGGGGCCCAAGAACATGCGTCGGGGCGGTACGGGGACGTTCACGACCTCACAGGGGTCGACGATCACGTCGGCGAAGCTGATGCGGCCGAGCGCGGTGACACATGTGACGGACACGGACCAGCGGTCGGTGGAGCTGGGGCTGAGGAGGACGACGGGGGGCATCTCGGTGACGGTGCCGAAGAACCGGGCGCTGGTTCCCTCGGGGTGGTACATGCTGTTCGTCACGGACGCGAAGGGGACGCCGTCGGAAGGAAAGTGGGTGGAGATCCCGTAG
- a CDS encoding glycosyltransferase family 2 protein — protein sequence MTSTPTGAGQNNDHSSRTTQLRIPPQLRTGVQRRHPKKALPRYDYEHYSRLAGPLTQPDPDKPYTVQYRSLLSQEPHRIRAALLLGAAPLVSLGLFAWLMQPEHWTQRDPNVKNDTLLILDIVMLVSIGLIELFRTMNVLSNAHATLVARDPVPVVPESGTRVAFLTSFVPGKEPLEMVTKTLEAAVRIRHRGPMHVWLLDEGDDPAVKEVCARLGVHHFSRKGVPHWNQAKGAHRAKTKHGNYNAWLDAHGGAYDFFASVDTDHVPLPNYLERMLGYFRDPDVGFVIGPQVYGNYDTFVTKAAESQQFLFHALIQRAGNRYGAPMFVGTSNAVRISALQQIGGLYDSITEDMATGFEMHRARNPRTGRYWRSVYTPDVLAVGEGPTAWTDFFTQQLRWSRGTYETIIKQYWRGIGTLPFGKLFNYTMMIIFYPMSALNWILAALSCALFLGMGASGVQIDPVVWMMLYGNASALQIGLYIWNRRHNVSPHEPEGSGGLAGMMMSALSAPIYARSLMDAVLRRKSSFVVTPKGDSSSPDTLFGTFRIHLFFMLVFGGSITASFALGHSHPAMLTWAALALLITAAPILGWRYTVRADKKKRGGAPAPHPAHFPQERPGRLADDQTMQIALGGRKR from the coding sequence ATGACGTCGACGCCGACTGGCGCCGGGCAGAACAACGACCACTCCTCCCGGACCACGCAGCTGCGGATACCCCCGCAGCTGCGTACCGGGGTACAGCGGCGCCACCCGAAGAAGGCGCTGCCGCGTTACGACTACGAGCACTACAGCCGGCTCGCCGGGCCACTGACCCAGCCCGATCCGGACAAGCCCTACACCGTGCAGTACCGCTCGCTGCTCTCGCAGGAGCCGCACAGAATCCGCGCGGCGCTCCTGCTCGGCGCCGCACCGCTCGTCTCGCTCGGCCTGTTCGCCTGGCTGATGCAGCCCGAGCACTGGACCCAGCGCGACCCGAACGTCAAGAACGACACGCTTCTGATCCTCGACATCGTCATGCTCGTCTCGATCGGTCTGATCGAGCTCTTCCGCACGATGAATGTCCTGTCGAACGCGCACGCGACGCTGGTCGCGCGCGACCCGGTCCCGGTCGTGCCGGAGTCCGGCACCAGGGTCGCCTTCCTCACGTCCTTCGTCCCGGGCAAGGAGCCCCTGGAGATGGTGACGAAGACCCTCGAAGCCGCGGTCCGCATCCGGCATCGCGGGCCGATGCACGTCTGGCTGCTCGACGAGGGCGACGACCCCGCGGTGAAGGAGGTCTGTGCCCGCCTCGGGGTGCACCACTTCTCCCGCAAGGGCGTCCCGCACTGGAACCAGGCCAAGGGCGCGCACCGCGCGAAGACCAAGCACGGCAACTACAACGCCTGGCTCGACGCGCACGGCGGCGCGTACGACTTCTTCGCCTCGGTCGACACCGATCACGTACCGCTGCCCAACTACCTGGAGCGGATGCTCGGCTACTTCCGCGACCCGGACGTCGGCTTCGTCATCGGCCCGCAGGTCTACGGCAACTACGACACGTTCGTCACGAAGGCCGCCGAGTCCCAGCAGTTCCTCTTCCACGCGCTGATCCAGCGCGCGGGCAACCGCTACGGCGCCCCGATGTTCGTCGGCACCAGCAACGCCGTCCGGATATCGGCCCTCCAGCAGATCGGCGGCCTGTACGACTCGATCACCGAGGACATGGCGACCGGCTTCGAGATGCACCGCGCCCGCAACCCGCGCACCGGCCGGTACTGGCGCTCGGTGTACACCCCGGACGTGCTGGCCGTCGGCGAGGGCCCGACCGCGTGGACGGACTTCTTCACCCAGCAGCTGCGCTGGTCACGGGGGACGTACGAAACGATCATCAAGCAGTACTGGAGAGGGATCGGGACGCTCCCCTTCGGCAAGCTCTTCAACTACACGATGATGATCATTTTCTATCCGATGTCGGCCCTGAACTGGATCCTGGCTGCGCTCAGTTGCGCGCTGTTCCTGGGCATGGGCGCCTCGGGTGTGCAGATCGACCCGGTCGTCTGGATGATGCTGTACGGCAACGCCTCGGCGCTCCAGATCGGTCTGTACATCTGGAACCGGCGGCACAACGTCTCGCCGCACGAGCCCGAGGGCTCCGGCGGCCTGGCGGGCATGATGATGTCCGCGCTCTCCGCCCCGATCTACGCACGTTCCCTGATGGATGCCGTGCTGCGCCGCAAGAGCTCGTTCGTGGTGACGCCCAAGGGCGACTCGTCCAGCCCGGACACGCTGTTCGGCACCTTCCGCATCCACCTCTTCTTCATGCTGGTGTTCGGCGGTTCCATCACCGCGTCCTTCGCTCTCGGCCACAGCCATCCGGCGATGCTGACCTGGGCCGCGCTGGCCCTGCTGATCACGGCGGCGCCGATCCTCGGCTGGCGGTACACCGTCCGCGCGGACAAGAAGAAGCGGGGCGGCGCACCGGCCCCGCATCCGGCGCACTTCCCGCAGGAGCGGCCCGGCCGGCTCGCCGACGACCAGACCATGCAGATCGCCCTTGGGGGACGTAAACGATGA
- a CDS encoding peptidoglycan-binding protein: MTVPAFEEYVPAVDCTCAGCAAQRRAAARALPTRYGGHPAAHGARRALVMVTAAGVVLGSGAAEAASAATGHPAGSAGAAGSVASARADPTPTPADPEQADPSDPGDPDPADLADPGDPADLADPEDSEDSDSDDSESGSPQGVPGPLRGSGAAGPPSSTGSAPETPKTTRTDIINRAKKWVSQQVPYSMAKYWSDGYRQDCSGYVSMAWKLRSNEWTGSLAKFGTKIAREELQPGDILLFHNKANPTNGSHVTIFGGWTDYTHSHYSAYEQTPSHTRKRTTPMAYWSHSGSYIPYRYKGLPTKTGSSSSKALSAFPGRDYFRPGQSNSHVDKLGRQLVRKGYGKHYAKGPGPRWTEEDRRNVEAFQRAQGWRGTEADGYPGPETWQRLFA, encoded by the coding sequence ATGACCGTGCCGGCCTTCGAGGAGTACGTGCCCGCCGTCGACTGCACCTGCGCGGGTTGTGCCGCCCAGCGCCGGGCCGCCGCCAGGGCTCTGCCGACGCGGTACGGAGGACACCCTGCGGCGCATGGGGCGCGGCGCGCGCTGGTCATGGTCACGGCGGCCGGCGTGGTGCTCGGCAGCGGCGCGGCCGAGGCGGCGAGCGCGGCGACCGGGCACCCCGCCGGAAGCGCCGGGGCCGCGGGGTCCGTCGCATCTGCCCGGGCGGACCCGACGCCGACCCCGGCCGACCCGGAACAGGCCGACCCAAGTGACCCTGGCGACCCGGATCCGGCCGACCTGGCCGATCCGGGCGATCCGGCTGACCTGGCCGATCCGGAGGATTCGGAGGATTCGGATTCGGACGACTCGGAATCCGGCAGTCCACAGGGTGTCCCCGGCCCACTGCGGGGGAGCGGGGCCGCGGGGCCGCCATCGTCCACGGGCTCGGCACCGGAGACGCCGAAGACCACACGGACGGACATCATCAACCGGGCGAAGAAGTGGGTCAGCCAGCAGGTCCCGTACAGCATGGCGAAGTACTGGTCCGACGGTTACCGGCAGGACTGCTCCGGCTATGTGTCGATGGCCTGGAAGCTGAGGAGCAACGAGTGGACCGGCAGTCTCGCCAAATTCGGCACCAAGATCGCCCGCGAGGAACTGCAGCCCGGCGACATCCTGCTCTTCCACAACAAGGCCAACCCGACGAACGGCTCGCACGTCACGATCTTCGGCGGCTGGACCGACTACACGCACAGCCACTATTCGGCGTACGAGCAGACGCCCTCGCACACGCGTAAGCGGACGACGCCCATGGCGTACTGGAGTCACTCCGGCAGCTACATCCCGTACCGCTACAAAGGGCTGCCCACCAAGACCGGCAGCAGCAGTTCGAAGGCGCTGTCGGCGTTCCCGGGCCGGGACTATTTCCGGCCGGGTCAGTCCAACAGCCATGTCGACAAGCTCGGCAGACAGTTGGTGAGGAAGGGATACGGCAAGCACTACGCAAAGGGCCCCGGCCCCCGGTGGACGGAGGAGGACCGGCGCAATGTCGAGGCCTTCCAGCGGGCGCAGGGCTGGCGGGGCACAGAGGCCGACGGCTACCCCGGCCCGGAGACCTGGCAACGACTTTTCGCGTGA
- a CDS encoding SPFH domain-containing protein: MNGGEEMRAGWGPGASADAESRTGAEPGNGTESVLDLVLDPVPGEAKDSTFGAASASVSVPASDPAPASVSATVSDPVPAVETGTAWPLPESVGAEPVSGPVLDAGLGPVAAGLVSVEAEGGDVPVSDPVLDAAPDAALGPVAAGLVSVEAEGGDVPDSVSATTSDPVPAAEAGAAWPPPGPVGVEPVSDTMLEALLDAAPGAVPASVSAPVSVSVSAPVSDPVPVSVSATVSDPVPGVEVRAVWPPESVGVEPVTDPAPADLLDTAPYTVPEGVPDAMLDAVPDTVPETVSDALLDAAPAALTSVGAEAAGDGADGDGDARLETGRQQAAGVKELTEAVPVHVLVRDDPAKSPADPARQDGGGGKATGVRRAPVARRGQVQAPTRPAPAGDPYLTEKPGPALPGWIAVLAGLVGVIGGGAVLWWAGAVPRGVLARVGIDVRPYDGIGPGACAELFLLLILVLVALSGLGRGRVGSAWVLTLFGEYRGSVRRTGLVWTSPLLLRRHVDVRLRHWRSEPLPAVDANGTALRVVVLVVWRIKDTVRATFGVTDHEDYLREQVVSAIARVLSQLPADAFHEDAHTLRNAEAVGDALTLTLKAECEPVGIDVYSAQPTGIEYAPEVAASMQRRRIAAIDAQHRDSVLTSVVDAVDDTVSRLTARGLVTLDDYERKALVKDLTVAFYTGRTSGEGS; the protein is encoded by the coding sequence GTGAACGGCGGCGAGGAAATGAGGGCCGGATGGGGCCCTGGCGCGAGTGCCGACGCAGAGTCCCGCACGGGTGCCGAGCCGGGCAACGGGACGGAATCCGTCCTCGACCTGGTGCTCGACCCGGTCCCGGGCGAAGCCAAGGACTCCACCTTCGGTGCGGCCTCGGCGTCGGTATCCGTACCGGCTTCGGATCCCGCGCCGGCTTCGGTGTCTGCCACGGTTTCGGATCCCGTGCCGGCTGTCGAGACCGGGACCGCATGGCCGCTGCCCGAATCCGTCGGAGCCGAGCCGGTGTCCGGCCCCGTGCTCGATGCCGGACTCGGCCCCGTGGCCGCCGGCCTGGTGTCGGTTGAGGCCGAGGGCGGAGACGTGCCGGTTTCGGATCCCGTGCTCGATGCCGCGCCCGACGCCGCACTCGGCCCCGTGGCCGCCGGCCTGGTGTCGGTTGAGGCCGAGGGCGGAGACGTGCCGGATTCGGTGTCTGCCACGACTTCGGATCCCGTGCCGGCTGCCGAGGCCGGGGCCGCATGGCCGCCGCCCGGACCCGTCGGAGTCGAGCCGGTGTCCGACACCATGCTCGAAGCCTTGCTCGATGCCGCACCCGGCGCCGTGCCGGCTTCGGTGTCTGCCCCGGTTTCGGTTTCGGTGTCTGCTCCGGTTTCGGACCCCGTGCCGGTTTCGGTGTCTGCCACGGTTTCGGACCCCGTGCCGGGTGTCGAGGTCAGGGCCGTATGGCCCCCGGAATCCGTCGGAGTCGAGCCGGTGACCGACCCCGCACCCGCTGACCTGCTCGACACCGCGCCCTACACCGTGCCCGAGGGCGTGCCTGACGCCATGCTCGATGCCGTGCCCGACACCGTGCCCGAGACAGTGTCCGACGCTTTGCTCGATGCCGCACCCGCCGCCCTGACGTCCGTTGGAGCGGAGGCCGCGGGCGACGGTGCGGACGGCGACGGCGATGCCCGGTTGGAGACCGGGCGGCAGCAGGCCGCCGGCGTCAAGGAGCTCACCGAGGCCGTCCCCGTGCACGTCCTCGTCCGTGACGACCCCGCCAAGTCCCCCGCCGATCCGGCGCGGCAGGACGGCGGCGGGGGGAAGGCGACGGGTGTACGGCGGGCGCCCGTGGCCCGCAGGGGGCAGGTGCAGGCCCCCACCCGTCCCGCTCCGGCCGGGGATCCGTACCTGACCGAGAAGCCGGGGCCCGCACTGCCCGGATGGATCGCGGTGCTCGCCGGGCTGGTCGGGGTCATCGGCGGTGGCGCCGTGCTGTGGTGGGCCGGTGCGGTGCCGCGTGGCGTGCTTGCGCGGGTCGGGATCGATGTGCGCCCGTACGACGGGATCGGCCCCGGGGCCTGTGCGGAGCTCTTCCTGTTGCTGATCCTGGTGCTCGTCGCGCTCAGCGGTCTGGGCCGCGGGCGGGTCGGGAGCGCGTGGGTGCTGACGCTCTTCGGTGAGTACCGGGGTAGCGTGCGCCGGACCGGGCTCGTCTGGACCAGTCCGCTGCTGCTGCGTCGCCACGTCGACGTACGGCTTCGGCACTGGCGCAGCGAACCGCTGCCCGCTGTGGACGCGAACGGTACGGCGCTGCGCGTCGTCGTCCTCGTCGTGTGGCGGATCAAGGACACGGTGCGGGCGACGTTCGGGGTGACGGACCACGAGGACTATCTGCGCGAGCAGGTCGTGTCGGCGATTGCGCGCGTCCTCTCGCAGCTGCCCGCCGACGCCTTCCACGAGGACGCGCACACCCTGCGCAACGCGGAGGCGGTCGGTGACGCGCTGACCCTGACGCTGAAGGCGGAATGCGAGCCGGTGGGCATCGACGTGTACTCCGCACAGCCGACCGGTATCGAGTACGCGCCGGAGGTCGCCGCTTCCATGCAGCGCCGACGGATCGCCGCCATCGACGCCCAACACCGCGACAGCGTGCTGACTTCCGTGGTTGACGCGGTGGACGACACGGTCAGCCGGCTGACCGCGCGAGGCCTCGTGACGCTCGACGACTACGAACGGAAGGCGCTGGTCAAGGACCTGACGGTGGCCTTCTACACCGGACGCACCAGTGGGGAAGGTTCCTGA
- a CDS encoding lytic polysaccharide monooxygenase auxiliary activity family 9 protein: MRKRASAAVIGLAIAGVSMFATSSAGSHGYTDNPISRQKLCANGTVTGCGAIQYEPQSVEAPKGFPAAGPADGKICSGAHDNFAALDDPRGGNWPATKVTAGQGFSFRWQFTARHATTDFRYYITKNGWDPTKPLTRAALESQPFMTVPYGGQQPPATLTQQGTIPTQKTGRHIILSVWNIADTGNAFYACSDVQF; encoded by the coding sequence ATGCGTAAACGGGCAAGCGCGGCCGTCATAGGCCTCGCCATCGCGGGCGTCTCGATGTTCGCGACGAGCAGCGCAGGCAGTCACGGCTACACCGACAACCCCATCAGTCGCCAGAAGCTCTGCGCCAACGGCACCGTCACCGGCTGCGGTGCCATCCAGTACGAGCCGCAGAGCGTCGAGGCTCCCAAGGGCTTCCCGGCGGCGGGTCCGGCCGACGGCAAGATCTGCTCCGGCGCCCACGACAACTTCGCCGCACTGGACGACCCGCGCGGCGGCAACTGGCCCGCCACCAAGGTCACCGCGGGTCAGGGCTTCAGCTTCCGCTGGCAGTTCACCGCCCGCCACGCCACAACCGACTTCCGTTACTACATCACCAAGAACGGCTGGGACCCCACCAAGCCGCTCACCAGGGCGGCGCTGGAGTCGCAGCCGTTCATGACCGTGCCGTACGGCGGTCAGCAGCCCCCGGCCACCCTGACCCAGCAGGGCACCATCCCCACCCAGAAGACCGGGCGGCACATCATCCTGAGCGTCTGGAACATAGCGGACACCGGCAACGCGTTCTACGCGTGCTCCGATGTTCAGTTCTGA
- a CDS encoding AMP-binding protein: MGSAGTVAEFVQRQWGDHRPGLRHEDTVLSHHQVAAGAAARAALLVDLLPAGSEPHLGVLLDNTPEFPMWLSAAALAGAAVAGINPTRRGAELARDIMHTDCRVLVTERAHLPLLDGLDLPGVRVLVTDTDAYAELLAGYAGAEPGEAVLGEVRSATRMLLYFTSGSTGAPKAAICTQGRLAAAGQSLVDHFGVRRDDVHYVCMPMFHGNAVIADWAPALAGGASVALRRRFSASGFLDDVRAYGATYFTYVGRAVQYLLATPERPDDRDHPLRLGFGTEAGAVDAARFRERFGVRLVEGYGSSEGGAAIQRTPDTPAGAIGRASARDDLAVVDPETGEERVAAVFDEGGRLVNGAEAIGELVNRGRTPFEGYWRNAEADAARVRGGWYWTGDLFFRDPDGFLYFAGRTDDRLRVDSENLAAAMIENILARWGDAAAVAVYAVPDPVAGDQVMAALALREGAAFDPAAFAAFLAAQPDLGTKMAPRFVRIVPAMPVTATNKVHRVALRREGFRSTDPVWWNGVGGGGYGPLGGEELAGLLAEYEAHGRTALLPSVSLMA; encoded by the coding sequence ATGGGGAGCGCAGGCACCGTCGCGGAGTTCGTACAGCGCCAATGGGGCGACCACCGGCCCGGGTTGAGGCACGAGGACACCGTCCTCAGCCACCACCAGGTAGCCGCCGGCGCTGCTGCACGGGCGGCGCTCCTGGTGGATCTGCTGCCGGCGGGCAGCGAACCGCACCTGGGGGTGCTGCTCGACAACACCCCCGAATTCCCCATGTGGTTGAGCGCGGCGGCCCTGGCCGGGGCCGCCGTTGCGGGCATCAACCCGACCCGGCGCGGCGCCGAGCTGGCCCGCGACATCATGCACACCGACTGCAGGGTCCTGGTCACCGAACGCGCGCACCTGCCGTTGCTCGACGGGCTCGATCTGCCGGGCGTACGGGTGCTGGTCACCGACACCGACGCGTACGCCGAGCTGCTCGCCGGCTACGCGGGGGCCGAACCGGGCGAGGCGGTGCTCGGGGAGGTCCGGTCCGCCACCCGCATGTTGCTCTACTTCACCTCCGGGTCGACCGGTGCGCCCAAGGCCGCGATCTGCACCCAGGGGCGGCTGGCTGCGGCCGGGCAGTCGCTGGTCGACCACTTCGGGGTCCGGCGCGACGACGTCCACTACGTCTGCATGCCGATGTTCCACGGCAACGCCGTGATCGCCGACTGGGCCCCCGCACTGGCCGGCGGCGCCTCGGTCGCCCTGCGCCGCCGCTTCTCGGCCTCCGGCTTTCTCGACGACGTACGGGCGTACGGCGCCACGTACTTCACCTATGTCGGCCGCGCCGTGCAGTACCTGCTGGCCACCCCCGAGCGCCCCGACGACCGTGACCATCCGCTGCGACTCGGCTTCGGCACCGAGGCGGGTGCCGTGGACGCGGCAAGGTTCCGGGAGCGGTTCGGGGTGCGGCTGGTGGAGGGGTACGGATCCTCCGAGGGCGGCGCGGCGATCCAGCGGACCCCGGACACCCCGGCGGGTGCCATCGGGCGGGCCTCCGCCCGGGACGATCTCGCCGTCGTCGACCCCGAGACCGGCGAGGAGCGCGTCGCCGCGGTCTTCGACGAGGGCGGACGACTGGTCAACGGCGCCGAGGCCATAGGGGAGTTGGTCAACCGGGGCCGTACCCCCTTCGAGGGCTACTGGCGCAACGCGGAGGCGGACGCGGCGCGGGTGCGCGGCGGCTGGTACTGGACCGGGGACCTGTTCTTCCGCGACCCCGACGGCTTCCTCTACTTCGCGGGCCGCACGGACGACCGGCTGCGCGTCGACAGCGAGAACCTGGCGGCCGCGATGATCGAGAACATCCTGGCCCGCTGGGGGGACGCGGCGGCCGTCGCGGTGTACGCGGTGCCGGACCCGGTGGCCGGCGACCAGGTGATGGCGGCGCTGGCACTGCGTGAGGGGGCGGCGTTCGACCCGGCCGCCTTCGCCGCGTTCCTGGCGGCCCAGCCGGATCTGGGGACGAAGATGGCGCCCCGCTTCGTGCGGATCGTCCCGGCGATGCCGGTCACGGCGACGAACAAGGTGCACCGGGTCGCGCTCCGCCGCGAGGGCTTCCGGAGCACGGACCCGGTGTGGTGGAACGGGGTGGGCGGTGGTGGGTACGGCCCGTTGGGGGGCGAGGAACTGGCCGGCCTGCTCGCCGAGTACGAGGCGCATGGACGCACCGCCCTCCTGCCCTCGGTCTCCCTCATGGCCTGA
- a CDS encoding MFS transporter has translation MTNATSTTTDRSDLAGRKEWTAFVVLLLPLLLVSMDVSVLFFAIPSIDRDLAPSATQQLWIFDVYGFALSGLLITMGSLGDRIGRRKLLLVGAVAFSTASVGAAYATGPEMLIAARALLGIGGATLMPSTMGLVRNMFRNEQQRSTAVGIWSGAMAGGIALGSVLSGFMLQHFWWGSVFLINVPAMVLLLVLVPVLVPEFKDPNPGRFDLWSVPLSMGAVLPVVYGVKESAAHSLDARNALLIAVGLLVGWVFVRRQRVRDDAMISRELFRGKGFAAGIGLNSLAAFAMMGSAFFTTQYLQSVLGMSTMEAALWSLAPSLAVGAAAPTATAIAQRIDRMQVISAGFVIAAAGFALLALSDTDSLWLLLIGSAVMSSGIVTVMALVSDLALATAPPEKAGSAASLLETGQEFGGAMGMALLGAVATAVYGADLPDSAPEAARKTLPGALATGDASLISAGREAFVHSMQYASVAGSLILLAGAALAVALLRRSSGARKQLAPTH, from the coding sequence ATGACGAACGCGACGAGCACCACCACTGATCGCAGTGACCTCGCCGGCCGCAAGGAGTGGACCGCCTTCGTGGTCCTCCTGCTCCCCCTCCTCCTTGTCTCGATGGACGTCTCCGTCCTCTTCTTCGCGATCCCGTCCATCGACCGGGACCTCGCCCCGAGCGCCACCCAGCAGCTCTGGATCTTCGACGTGTACGGCTTCGCCCTGTCCGGCCTGCTCATCACGATGGGCTCGCTCGGCGACCGGATCGGCCGCCGCAAGCTGCTGCTCGTCGGGGCAGTCGCCTTCAGCACCGCGTCCGTCGGCGCGGCATACGCCACCGGCCCCGAGATGCTGATCGCGGCGCGCGCGCTGCTCGGGATCGGCGGAGCGACGCTGATGCCGTCGACGATGGGGCTCGTACGGAACATGTTCCGCAACGAGCAGCAGCGCAGCACCGCGGTCGGCATCTGGTCCGGCGCCATGGCGGGCGGGATCGCACTCGGCTCGGTGCTCAGCGGGTTCATGCTGCAGCACTTCTGGTGGGGCTCGGTCTTCCTGATCAATGTGCCGGCGATGGTGCTGCTGCTGGTTCTGGTGCCGGTGCTGGTCCCGGAGTTCAAGGACCCGAACCCGGGGCGGTTCGACCTGTGGAGCGTGCCGCTGTCGATGGGCGCCGTGCTCCCCGTCGTCTACGGCGTCAAGGAGAGCGCCGCCCACAGTCTCGACGCGCGCAACGCCCTGCTCATCGCCGTCGGCCTGCTCGTCGGCTGGGTCTTCGTCCGCCGCCAGCGCGTCCGTGACGATGCGATGATCAGCCGGGAACTGTTCCGCGGGAAGGGCTTCGCCGCCGGAATCGGCCTCAACTCCCTCGCCGCCTTCGCGATGATGGGCTCCGCCTTCTTCACCACCCAGTACCTCCAGTCGGTGCTCGGCATGTCCACGATGGAGGCCGCCCTGTGGAGCCTGGCCCCGTCGCTGGCGGTGGGAGCCGCGGCGCCGACGGCCACGGCGATCGCCCAGCGGATCGACCGTATGCAGGTCATCTCCGCCGGATTCGTCATCGCCGCCGCCGGATTCGCTCTGCTGGCCCTGTCCGACACGGACTCGCTGTGGCTGCTGCTCATCGGCTCGGCCGTGATGAGCTCGGGCATCGTCACCGTCATGGCGCTCGTCTCGGACCTGGCGCTGGCGACCGCCCCGCCGGAGAAGGCCGGTTCGGCCGCGTCGCTGCTGGAGACGGGTCAGGAGTTCGGCGGCGCGATGGGCATGGCGCTGCTGGGCGCGGTGGCCACCGCGGTGTACGGAGCGGACCTGCCGGACTCCGCACCGGAGGCCGCCCGCAAGACCCTGCCGGGGGCGCTGGCCACGGGGGACGCGTCGCTGATCTCGGCGGGCCGGGAGGCGTTCGTGCACAGCATGCAGTACGCGTCGGTGGCGGGATCGCTGATTCTGCTGGCGGGAGCGGCGCTCGCCGTGGCACTTCTGCGGCGCAGCAGTGGGGCCCGGAAGCAACTGGCCCCGACGCACTGA